The Henckelia pumila isolate YLH828 chromosome 2, ASM3356847v2, whole genome shotgun sequence genome includes a window with the following:
- the LOC140884898 gene encoding uncharacterized protein, translated as MLFKILILIILLHHPVRMLGNRAIPSASALHLHRYHSLDTDKATLLIFKNGLLSNTSSKLSNWDEGTDVCNFTGVACSRKGALRVMVLNVTNLGLLGKLSPVLSNLTQLRYLYLDNNQFFGSIPWELSYLRKIHELNLSENNLQGEIPTSFSLLSQLRLTFLFKNNLNGTIPPAVFANCSSSLQNVDFSWNGLTGYIPFEIGNCPNIWNLNLYNNLLFGEIPVSLGNLTEMYSLDVENNSISGELPSRILSKFRNLKILHLSGNKMISHDNNTNLEPFFYALANYSDFAELQMTSMKLGGRLSISIAGLKHVESLQLQENQISGPIPPQVGNLSDLMLLNFSSNLLSGTIPVEIGNLSKLQQLSLSFNFFTRIPAALGRLTKLGLMDLSHNNLSDQIPEELGNLSMINFLFLNNNLLSGHIPRSLGRCTSLSKVDLSHNRLTGRVPSEISEWHEMRRFLNLSHNKLEGPLPIELSTLSSVEEIDLSFNNFTGSLYSQISSCYELKVLNLANNSIQGILPDTLGSLKNLASFDVSGNNMNGTIPDSLNNIKTLTFLDLADNDFSGMIPSGDVLKSFTYLSFIGNQHLCGSIPGIPKCKHKLRLLHLRLFLIIFCIVIFISGFFSTVCCWIGCQRLRVIILSSQERKQRKQAPDLSLNFPRMTYKELLEATGGFDDQRLIGSGSFGHVYRGTLPDGTQIAVKVLHVQTRNSTKSFNRECQVLKRIRHRNLIRIITACSLPDFKALVLPYMANGSLDSCLYPQTTNSLRTGSSGLNLIQRVNICSDIAEGMAYLHHHSPVKVIHCDLKPSNVLLNDDLTALVSDFGIARLVVTTEAENVGAVENTGNSTANILRGSIGYIAPEYGFESNTSTKGDVYSFGILVLEMVTRKRPTDDMFNGGLSLHRYVKNHYHRNTENVVDPSLLRALRDQSSEVKRMWQVAISELIELGLLCTQELPSTRPTMLDCADDLDRLKNYLNGDTTATFASSVGITSSTYSDYSIV; from the exons ATGTTATTCAAGATACTGATACTTATCATCCTGCTACATCACCCCGTCCGGATGCTGGGGAACAGAGCGATCCCGAGCGCCAGCGCCCTTCATCTTCACAGGTACCACTCTCTAGACACAGATAAAGCCACTCTACTCATATTTAAGAACGGTCTGTTATCCAACACAAGTTCAAAGCTGTCGAATTGGGACGAGGGGACCGATGTCTGCAACTTTACAGGCGTGGCGTGTAGTCGGAAGGGTGCGCTCCGTGTGATGGTCCTGAACGTGACTAATCTTGGCCTTCTGGGAAAGCTTTCACCCGTGCTTTCGAATCTAACACAACTACGATATTTATACCTTGATAACAACCAATTCTTTGGCAGCATTCCTTGGGAACTTTCCTACCTTAGGAAAATTCATGAGCTCAATCTTAGCGAAAATAATTTGCAAGGCGAAATACCCACATCTTTCTCTCTACTCTCACAACTAAGGTTAACTTTTTTGTTCAAAAACAATTTGAATGGGACGATACCACCAGCTGTTTTTGCCAATTGCAGCAGTAGCCTGCAAAATGTAGATTTTTCTTGGAACGGCTTGACTGGATACATCCCGTTCGAAATTGGAAATTGTCCTAACATTTGGAACTTGAATCTATACAACAATTTACTCTTCGGAGAAATCCCTGTTTCATTGGGAAACCTCACGGAAATGTACAGTTTAGATGTTGAAAACAACAGTATTTCTGGCGAACTCCCTTCCAGGATACTCTCAAAGTTTCGGAACTTGAAAATTCTTCACTTATCAGGCAATAAAATGATTAGCCATGATAATAATACCAATCTTGAACCCTTTTTTTATGCACTGGCAAATTACAGTGACTTTGCGGAGCTGCAAATGACAAGCATGAAGCTTGGAGGGCGTTTATCGATTTCAATTGCAGGGCTTAAACATGTGGAAAGTTTGCAACTCCAAGAAAATCAGATAAGTGGACCAATTCCTCCACAAGTTGGGAATTTGTCAGATTTAATGCTGCTGAATTTCTCCTCCAACCTTTTATCTGGGACTATTCCAGTCGAAATCGGTAATTTATCTAAATTGCAACAACTTTCTCTATCATTCAACTTCTTCACTAGGATCCCGGCTGCACTAGGCCGACTGACTAAGCTGGGCTTGATGGACCTATCACATAACAATTTGTCTGATCAGATTCCAGAAGAACTAGGAAACTTGTCgatgataaattttttattccTCAATAACAATCTTCTTTCCGGACATATACCTCGGAGCTTAGGCAGATGCACTTCTCTGTCCAAAGTTGACTTATCACATAACAGATTAACCGGAAGGGTCCCTTCCGAAATATCCGAATGGCATGAAATGAGAAGGTTTCTCAACCTGTCACATAATAAGCTTGAAGGTCCATTGCCAATTGAACTGAGCACGTTGTCAAGTGTCGAGGAGATTGATTTGTCATTCAACAACTTTACCGGAAGTCTCTATTCTCAGATTTCAAGTTGCTATGAGCTGAAGGTGTTAAATTTAGCTAATAATTCTATCCAAGGGATTCTTCCGGACACGTTGGGTAGTCTCAAGAACCTTGCAAGTTTTGATGTTTCGGGAAACAACATGAACGGAACGATCCCAGATAGCTTGAACAACATCAAGACTTTGACCTTTCTTGATCTTGCGGATAACGATTTTTCTGGAATGATTCCCTCTGGTGATGTCCTAAAGTCCTTCACATATCTATCTTTCATAGGAAACCAGCATCTCTGTGGGTCGATTCCAGGCATTCCGAAATGCAAACATAAGCTACGGCTTCTGCACTTACGCCTCTTCCTGATAATCTTCTGCATAGTCATATTCATATCAGGATTCTTCTCCACAGTTTGTTGCTGGATCGGATGTCAGCGCCTACGAGTTATCATTTTATCAAGTCAAGAAAGAAAACAGAGAAAACAGGCGCCTGATCTGTCACTAAACTTTCCTAGAATGACATACAAAGAACTTTTGGAGGCCACTGGGGGATTCGATGATCAAAGACTCATCGGTTCTGGCAGCTTCGGTCACGTCTACAGAGGAACTCTGCCTGACGGAACACAAATAGCTGTCAAGGTTCTACATGTACAAACCAGAAATTCAACCAAGAGTTTTAACCGAGAATGCCAGGTCCTGAAGAGAATACGCCATCGGAATCTGATAAGAATCATCACGGCTTGTAGCCTGCCAGATTTCAAGGCACTTGTCCTGCCTTACATGGCGAATGGAAGCTTAGATAGTTGTCTATATCCTCAAACAACCAACAGTTTACGAACAGGATCATCTGGTTTGAACCTGATCCAAAGGGTGAACATTTGCAGTGATATTGCTGAAGGGATGGCCTATCTGCACCACCATTCTCCAGTTAAAGTCATACACTGTGACCTAAAGCCGAGCAACGTTCTTCTCAACGACGACTTGACTGCCTTAGTCTCCGATTTTGGGATAGCAAGGTTGGTAGTGACTACCGAAGCAGAGAATGTTGGAGCCGTTGAGAACACTGGCAATTCCACAGCAAATATATTACGTGGATCGATCGGATACATAGCACCAG AATATGGGTTTGAATCGAATACGTCAACGAAGGGTGATGTTTACAGCTTCGGAATCTTGGTTCTTGAGATGGTGACTCGAAAGAGGCCTACTGATGACATGTTCAATGGAGGGCTGAGCTTGCATAggtatgtgaagaatcactacCACAGAAACACCGAAAACGTTGTCGACCCCTCGTTGCTAAGAGCACTAAGAGATCAATCCTCGGAGGTGAAGAGAATGTGGCAAGTGGCCATCAGTGAACTGATTGAACTGGGACTCCTTTGCACGCAGGAGTTACCTTCAACTCGGCCAACGATGCTCGATTGCGCAGATGACCTGGATCGCCTCAAGAATTACCTGAATGGAGACACTACGGCTACATTTGCTTCGTCAGTTGGAATAACATCTTCCACATATAGTGATTACAGCATTGTATGA